In a genomic window of Amycolatopsis japonica:
- a CDS encoding AraC family transcriptional regulator: protein MSNIGLLPPMSTAMVLGEMDLPAGTWLPWHEHDGHQLAWAARGILSVNVGERYWVLPPTRALWIPAGVVHRTGATAQTVLRGIYAARDRCPVHWPEPTLVAVRPLLRELLEHLGAADLGDDARRRAEAVAFDLLEPVDVVPITVPMPSDERALAVARAVIADPADRRALADFGWHAGASERTLARLFLTECRTTFGAWRVQARLRASLPLLAEGMPLTAVSRRIGYSSPSAFVAAFRRAVGVTPGAYFGG from the coding sequence ATGTCGAATATCGGACTCCTGCCGCCGATGTCCACGGCGATGGTGCTCGGCGAGATGGACCTGCCCGCGGGCACCTGGCTCCCGTGGCACGAACACGACGGCCACCAGCTCGCCTGGGCGGCGCGGGGGATCCTGAGCGTGAACGTCGGCGAGCGGTACTGGGTGCTGCCGCCGACGCGGGCGCTCTGGATCCCGGCCGGGGTCGTCCACCGGACCGGTGCCACCGCGCAGACCGTGTTGCGGGGGATCTACGCCGCCCGGGACCGATGCCCGGTGCACTGGCCCGAACCGACGCTCGTCGCCGTCCGCCCGCTGCTGCGCGAACTGCTGGAGCACCTCGGCGCGGCCGACCTCGGCGACGACGCGCGCCGCCGGGCCGAGGCGGTCGCGTTCGACCTGCTCGAACCGGTGGACGTCGTGCCGATCACCGTGCCGATGCCGTCCGACGAACGTGCGCTGGCCGTCGCGCGGGCGGTGATCGCCGATCCTGCGGACCGCCGCGCCCTCGCCGATTTCGGCTGGCACGCGGGCGCGAGCGAACGCACCCTCGCGCGCCTGTTCCTCACCGAGTGCCGCACGACGTTCGGCGCGTGGCGGGTCCAGGCGCGCCTGCGCGCGTCACTGCCGCTGCTGGCCGAGGGCATGCCGCTGACCGCCGTCTCCCGCCGGATCGGCTACTCGTCGCCGAGCGCTTTCGTCGCCGCGTTCCGCCGCGCGGTCGGGGTGACGCCGGGCGCCTACTTCGGCGGCTGA
- a CDS encoding phosphotransferase produces the protein MTDEHTRAGVAAALAVGDRYGLPTGRPDVLHFKSNVLVRLGPVVARVPGTTRLARSSPEDWLARDVELSRHLTERDVLVVSPTTDPPAGPHFADGLPVTLWHYTPHEPGHTLPPREVALSLARVHDALADYPGELPELGPVRELRTVLDRHGAVMGDAAPRLYDELERVAAALPDGEARPLHGDAHRGNVVATAAGPCWLDFEDTWRGPLGWDLGVLCAEAGRATLDAYPADVAPSSLEPFIALRRLFEVPWRFVIAQRFPERLPEAEAALERYFSSRV, from the coding sequence GTGACCGACGAACACACCCGTGCGGGAGTGGCCGCGGCGCTCGCCGTCGGTGACCGGTACGGGCTGCCCACGGGCCGTCCCGATGTCCTGCATTTCAAGTCGAACGTGCTGGTGAGGCTGGGTCCGGTGGTGGCACGGGTGCCCGGCACGACCCGGCTCGCCCGGTCGTCGCCCGAGGACTGGCTCGCGCGTGACGTCGAGCTGTCGAGGCACCTCACGGAACGTGATGTGCTCGTCGTCTCACCGACCACGGATCCCCCGGCAGGACCGCATTTCGCCGACGGACTGCCGGTCACTCTCTGGCACTACACGCCGCACGAGCCGGGCCACACGCTGCCGCCGCGCGAGGTGGCGCTTTCCCTCGCCCGGGTGCACGACGCGCTCGCGGACTACCCCGGTGAACTGCCCGAACTCGGGCCCGTCCGCGAACTCCGGACGGTGCTCGACCGGCACGGCGCCGTCATGGGCGATGCGGCGCCCCGGTTGTACGACGAACTCGAACGGGTCGCGGCGGCGCTTCCGGACGGCGAGGCCCGGCCGCTGCACGGAGACGCCCATCGGGGGAACGTCGTCGCGACCGCGGCCGGGCCGTGCTGGCTCGACTTCGAGGACACCTGGCGCGGACCGCTCGGCTGGGACCTCGGCGTGCTCTGCGCGGAGGCCGGGCGCGCGACTCTGGACGCGTACCCGGCGGACGTGGCGCCTTCGTCGCTCGAACCGTTCATCGCGTTGCGGCGGTTGTTCGAGGTGCCGTGGCGATTCGTGATCGCGCAGCGGTTCCCCGAACGGCTCCCGGAGGCCGAAGCCGCCCTGGAGCGCTACTTCTCCTCCCGCGTTTAG
- the ctaD gene encoding aa3-type cytochrome oxidase subunit I, whose product MTAVAPKPIATRPYPARESVKGSYLLRLFRTTDHKQIGIMYLVTSFAFFMVGGAMAMLIRSELARPGQQFLSQEQYNQLFTMHGTIMLLLYATPILFGFANFILPLQIGSPDVAFPRLNAFSYWLYLFGGLIVMSGFLTPGGAADFGWFAYTPLSDAIHSPGVGADLWISGLVVSGLGTILGGVNMITTVICLRAPGMTMYRMPIFTWNILVTSILILLAFPILTAALMGLLADRHLGAHVFDPANGGVILWQHLFWFFGHPEVYIVALPFFGIVSEIFPVFSRKPIFGYKGLVWATLAIAALSVAVWAHHMYATGAVLLPFFSFMTFLIAVPTGVKFFNWIGTMWKGQLSFETPMIFSMGFIVTFLFGGLTGIMLAAPAIDFHVSDSYFVVAHFHYVLYGTIVFATFAGIYFWFPKITGRMMDEKLGKWHFWTTFIGFHATFLVQHWLGAEGMPRRYADYLQSDGFTTLNTISTIGAYILGASTLPFIWNVFKSYRYGEIVTVDDPWGYGNSLEWATSCPPPRHNFTELPRIRSERPAFELHYPHMMERIHKEGEIGFFGKQKVNTHRAPSQVLTEAAMPGDHSEDNSSEK is encoded by the coding sequence GTGACGGCCGTAGCCCCCAAGCCGATCGCCACGCGCCCGTATCCCGCGCGCGAGTCGGTTAAGGGTTCGTACCTGCTGCGGTTGTTCCGCACGACGGACCACAAGCAAATCGGCATCATGTACCTGGTCACGTCGTTCGCCTTCTTCATGGTGGGCGGCGCGATGGCGATGCTGATCCGCTCCGAGCTGGCGCGTCCCGGGCAGCAGTTCCTTTCGCAGGAGCAGTACAACCAGCTGTTCACCATGCACGGCACGATCATGCTGCTGCTGTACGCGACGCCGATCCTGTTCGGCTTCGCGAACTTCATCCTGCCGCTGCAGATCGGTTCGCCCGACGTCGCGTTCCCGCGGCTGAACGCGTTCTCGTACTGGCTGTACCTGTTCGGCGGCCTGATCGTGATGTCCGGCTTCCTGACCCCGGGTGGCGCCGCCGACTTCGGCTGGTTCGCCTACACCCCGCTGTCGGACGCCATCCACTCGCCCGGCGTCGGTGCCGACCTGTGGATCTCCGGTCTGGTCGTGTCCGGTCTCGGCACCATCCTCGGTGGCGTCAACATGATCACCACGGTGATCTGCCTGCGCGCCCCCGGTATGACGATGTACCGGATGCCGATCTTCACCTGGAACATCCTGGTCACCAGCATCCTGATCCTGCTGGCGTTCCCGATCCTGACCGCGGCCCTGATGGGCCTGCTGGCGGATCGGCATCTCGGGGCGCACGTGTTCGACCCCGCGAACGGCGGCGTGATCCTCTGGCAACACCTGTTCTGGTTCTTCGGCCATCCAGAGGTCTATATCGTCGCGCTACCGTTCTTCGGGATCGTGTCGGAGATCTTCCCGGTCTTCAGCCGCAAGCCGATCTTCGGCTACAAGGGCCTGGTCTGGGCGACGCTGGCGATCGCCGCGCTGTCGGTGGCCGTGTGGGCGCACCACATGTACGCGACCGGCGCCGTGCTGCTGCCGTTCTTCTCCTTCATGACCTTCCTGATCGCGGTCCCGACCGGTGTGAAGTTCTTCAACTGGATCGGCACGATGTGGAAGGGCCAGCTGTCCTTCGAGACGCCGATGATCTTCTCGATGGGCTTCATCGTCACGTTCCTCTTCGGCGGTCTGACCGGCATCATGCTGGCCGCGCCGGCGATCGACTTCCACGTGTCCGACAGCTACTTCGTCGTCGCGCACTTCCACTACGTGCTCTACGGCACGATCGTGTTCGCCACGTTCGCCGGGATCTACTTCTGGTTCCCGAAGATCACCGGCCGCATGATGGACGAGAAGCTCGGCAAGTGGCACTTCTGGACCACGTTCATCGGCTTCCACGCCACGTTCCTGGTGCAGCACTGGCTCGGCGCCGAAGGCATGCCGCGCCGGTACGCGGACTACCTGCAGTCCGACGGGTTCACGACGCTGAACACGATCTCCACGATCGGCGCGTACATCCTCGGTGCCTCGACGCTGCCGTTCATCTGGAACGTCTTCAAGAGCTACCGGTACGGCGAGATCGTCACGGTGGACGACCCGTGGGGCTACGGCAACTCGCTCGAATGGGCGACGTCCTGCCCGCCGCCGCGGCACAACTTCACCGAGCTGCCGCGGATCCGGTCCGAGCGTCCGGCGTTCGAGCTGCACTACCCGCACATGATGGAGCGCATCCACAAGGAGGGTGAGATCGGCTTCTTCGGGAAGCAGAAGGTCAACACCCACCGGGCGCCGTCCCAGGTGCTCACCGAGGCGGCCATGCCGGGTGACCACTCCGAGGACAACTCCAGCGAGAAGTGA
- a CDS encoding glycosyltransferase, whose protein sequence is MRVLLSTIGTRGEVQPLVALAVRLRELGQEVRLCAPPDFREWAEGLGISFAPLGPELRSTAKPDSAMTKAMATPEGRRAMAEAMVVNQFETMPDVAEGCDAVVAGMALNIAAHSVAERKGIPYFFTAYCPITLPSLHHRPPVFPGWAPKNPDADIPALWADDAERWNAQWGDVLDAQRKLLGLPPVDDVRGHIFTERPWLAADPVLAPWRGPSALDVHQTGAWLLPDHSPLSPELEAFLDDGEPPVYFGFGSIRAPEEIAKAMIEAARAHGRRAIVFRGWTELALIDDAPDCIAIGDVNQQALFPRVAAVVQHGGAGTTTAATRAGVPQVLVPQMFDQPYFAQRVRDLGVGTSITGEPSVEALTLALGEVLRPEVASRARQVGGEVRTDGVDEAARLLMSGV, encoded by the coding sequence ATGCGTGTACTCCTGTCCACTATCGGGACGAGGGGTGAGGTGCAGCCGCTGGTGGCACTGGCGGTGCGATTGCGGGAACTGGGCCAGGAAGTCCGGCTTTGCGCGCCGCCGGATTTCCGTGAGTGGGCCGAAGGTCTAGGGATCTCGTTCGCGCCGTTGGGGCCGGAACTGCGGTCGACGGCGAAGCCGGATTCCGCGATGACCAAGGCGATGGCCACACCGGAAGGGCGGCGCGCGATGGCCGAGGCCATGGTGGTGAACCAGTTCGAGACGATGCCGGACGTGGCCGAGGGCTGCGACGCCGTCGTCGCGGGAATGGCCTTGAACATCGCCGCCCATTCGGTGGCCGAGCGAAAAGGGATTCCGTATTTCTTCACCGCCTACTGCCCGATAACGCTGCCTTCGCTGCACCATCGTCCGCCCGTTTTCCCGGGATGGGCGCCGAAGAATCCCGACGCCGACATCCCGGCCTTGTGGGCCGACGACGCGGAACGGTGGAACGCGCAATGGGGCGACGTGCTCGACGCGCAGCGGAAACTGCTGGGCCTGCCGCCGGTCGACGACGTGCGCGGGCACATCTTCACCGAGCGCCCGTGGCTGGCCGCCGATCCGGTGCTGGCGCCGTGGCGGGGCCCGTCGGCGCTGGACGTCCACCAGACCGGTGCCTGGCTGCTGCCGGACCACAGCCCGCTGTCGCCCGAACTGGAGGCGTTCCTCGACGACGGGGAACCGCCGGTCTACTTCGGATTCGGGAGCATCCGCGCCCCGGAGGAGATCGCGAAGGCGATGATCGAGGCGGCGAGGGCGCACGGACGGCGGGCGATCGTGTTCCGGGGCTGGACTGAGCTGGCGCTCATCGACGACGCACCCGACTGCATCGCGATCGGGGACGTCAACCAGCAGGCGCTGTTCCCGCGGGTCGCGGCCGTCGTGCAGCACGGCGGCGCCGGCACGACCACGGCGGCGACCCGGGCCGGGGTGCCGCAGGTGCTGGTGCCGCAGATGTTCGACCAGCCCTACTTCGCGCAGCGCGTGCGGGATCTCGGGGTGGGGACGTCGATCACGGGGGAGCCCTCGGTCGAAGCGCTGACGCTCGCTCTGGGCGAGGTACTCCGTCCCGAAGTCGCCTCGCGGGCCCGGCAGGTCGGCGGCGAGGTGCGGACGGACGGCGTCGATGAGGCGGCTCGGCTCCTGATGTCCGGCGTTTAG
- a CDS encoding class I SAM-dependent methyltransferase, translating to MNLVHRKLCSSALWAKAVAAEMPGNVAGFDLGDSVLEIGPGFGATTRALVGLVPRLTAVEIDEASADLLKREFDGRVRIVQGDGAAMPFEDGEFSAVVCFTMLHHVPTTALQDSIFAEAFRVLRPGGVLRAIDSLANAPFRLLHLGDTMNALDPVSLWPRLTDAGFTDIEVDHVPKRSVKFSARKPV from the coding sequence ATGAACCTGGTGCACCGCAAACTCTGCAGTTCCGCGCTGTGGGCGAAGGCCGTCGCCGCCGAGATGCCGGGCAACGTCGCCGGCTTCGACCTGGGTGACTCCGTGCTGGAGATCGGCCCCGGCTTCGGCGCGACCACGCGCGCGCTCGTCGGGCTCGTCCCCCGGCTCACCGCCGTCGAGATCGACGAGGCGTCGGCGGACCTCCTCAAGCGGGAATTCGACGGCCGGGTGCGGATCGTCCAGGGCGACGGAGCGGCGATGCCCTTCGAGGACGGCGAGTTCTCCGCGGTCGTCTGCTTCACGATGCTGCATCACGTGCCCACGACGGCATTACAGGACTCGATCTTCGCCGAGGCGTTCCGCGTGCTCCGCCCCGGCGGTGTCCTGCGCGCGATCGACAGCCTGGCGAACGCGCCGTTCCGGCTCCTCCACCTCGGCGACACGATGAACGCGCTCGACCCGGTCTCGCTCTGGCCCCGGCTCACCGACGCCGGATTCACCGACATCGAGGTCGACCACGTACCCAAGCGCTCCGTGAAGTTCTCGGCGAGGAAGCCCGTCTGA
- a CDS encoding GNAT family N-acetyltransferase — protein MAIILSHPGATVRTVLTEIKTERLLLRRLREADRENIVALQADPETNKFNVVPHTVEGARELYDAWMTQWAEHGFGYLTVSALDEPEVIVGFGGVRYHEWNGERVLNLAYRFWPFAWGKGYATEMAAAAVEWAEREIPDVPVIANIMASNEPSIRVAERLGFTVHTEEEYEGEPSLHLRR, from the coding sequence ATGGCGATAATTCTGTCGCACCCTGGCGCTACCGTCAGAACCGTGCTGACAGAGATCAAGACGGAGAGGCTGCTGCTGCGGAGGCTGCGCGAGGCGGACCGCGAGAACATCGTCGCGCTGCAGGCCGATCCGGAGACGAACAAGTTCAACGTCGTGCCGCACACCGTCGAGGGTGCGCGGGAGCTGTACGACGCCTGGATGACGCAGTGGGCCGAGCACGGATTCGGCTATCTCACGGTGTCCGCTTTGGACGAACCCGAGGTGATCGTCGGGTTCGGTGGCGTCCGGTACCACGAATGGAACGGCGAGCGCGTGCTGAACCTCGCGTATCGCTTCTGGCCGTTCGCCTGGGGCAAGGGCTACGCGACGGAGATGGCGGCCGCCGCCGTCGAGTGGGCCGAGCGGGAGATCCCCGACGTCCCGGTGATCGCCAACATCATGGCGTCCAACGAACCGTCCATCCGGGTCGCCGAGCGGCTCGGTTTCACGGTCCACACGGAGGAGGAGTACGAGGGAGAACCTTCGCTGCACCTGCGGCGCTGA
- a CDS encoding alpha/beta fold hydrolase: MNDLPLVLLHAFPVDARMWDAVRAPLSERLRLITPDQRGLGRSPLPETDREPDLDDAARDVVALLDRLELDKVVLGGCSMGGYLTMAVLRLAPERVGGLVFIDTKATADTPEAAQARHDVAARVETEGAGWMPEAVTPGLLAEKARPEVVERLRELITTQPPSGIAWAARAMAARPDSLETLRSVDVPALVVVGEEDGLTPLEAANTLVETLPDATLVVLPEAGHLTPLEDPAGVVEAILGWYPA; the protein is encoded by the coding sequence ATGAACGATCTCCCGCTGGTACTGCTGCACGCCTTCCCCGTCGACGCCCGCATGTGGGACGCGGTCCGCGCGCCGCTCTCGGAACGCCTGCGGCTGATCACCCCCGACCAGCGCGGTCTCGGCCGCAGCCCGCTGCCGGAAACGGACCGGGAGCCGGATCTGGACGACGCCGCCCGCGACGTGGTCGCGCTGCTCGACCGGCTGGAGCTCGACAAGGTCGTCCTCGGCGGCTGCTCGATGGGCGGCTACCTGACGATGGCGGTGCTGCGCCTCGCGCCGGAACGTGTGGGCGGGCTCGTGTTCATCGACACGAAGGCGACCGCTGACACCCCGGAAGCCGCGCAAGCCCGGCACGACGTCGCGGCCCGGGTCGAAACGGAAGGCGCCGGCTGGATGCCCGAAGCGGTCACACCCGGATTGCTCGCGGAGAAGGCGCGCCCGGAAGTGGTCGAACGGCTTCGGGAACTGATCACGACGCAGCCGCCGTCGGGGATCGCGTGGGCGGCGCGCGCGATGGCGGCCCGGCCCGATTCGCTCGAAACGCTGCGTTCGGTGGACGTGCCCGCGCTGGTCGTGGTCGGCGAAGAGGACGGCCTGACCCCGTTGGAAGCGGCGAACACCCTGGTGGAAACGCTGCCTGACGCGACATTGGTGGTGCTGCCGGAGGCGGGACATCTGACGCCGCTGGAGGATCCGGCCGGAGTCGTCGAAGCGATCTTGGGCTGGTATCCCGCGTAA
- a CDS encoding serine hydrolase domain-containing protein — MNRLFRGLAAIAAGTALFSGTLAAGQAVAAPARAGLQKALDDAVAAGAPGAYAAVLDQDGGWYGRSGVGDVTTGGAPDPRGRFRAGSITKSVVATAVLQLAGEGEVGLDDRVQDRLPGLLPYTEPITVRQLLQHTSGIPATDRWNSLPEIDTTRWRHQSPDETIRLGTEGKPLAFPPGQGMVYSNTNYAVLGKLVEKLTGDELNSVLQRRVLDKAGMRDSSLPYRYPHVHHAAARGYERLYGPDAPLTDVTDYEMSRFWGSGNLISTADDLNRFYGAVFTGRLFPAAQLAEMRKTVPSGVPAVDSGLGVMRLRLPQGCAAPEAWGFNGSVPGYNTWSMRTSDGARQITVGVTTNLTSETARSAVLRAMFAEFCG, encoded by the coding sequence ATGAATCGTCTGTTTCGCGGTTTGGCGGCGATCGCCGCCGGCACCGCCTTGTTCTCCGGAACACTCGCGGCCGGTCAGGCCGTCGCCGCCCCCGCCAGGGCAGGACTGCAAAAGGCGCTGGACGACGCCGTCGCCGCCGGTGCGCCCGGCGCGTACGCCGCGGTGCTCGACCAGGACGGCGGCTGGTACGGCCGGAGCGGCGTCGGCGACGTCACGACGGGCGGCGCGCCGGACCCCCGCGGCCGTTTCCGGGCGGGCAGCATCACCAAGAGCGTGGTCGCCACCGCCGTCCTGCAACTGGCCGGTGAGGGCGAAGTCGGCCTCGACGACCGCGTCCAGGACCGCCTTCCCGGGCTGCTGCCGTACACCGAGCCGATCACCGTGCGCCAGTTGCTGCAGCACACCAGCGGGATCCCGGCGACCGACCGGTGGAACAGCCTCCCGGAGATCGACACGACCCGCTGGCGGCACCAGTCACCGGACGAGACCATCCGGCTGGGGACCGAGGGCAAACCGCTGGCCTTCCCACCCGGCCAGGGCATGGTGTACTCCAACACCAACTACGCCGTGCTCGGGAAACTCGTCGAAAAGCTCACCGGGGACGAGCTGAATTCCGTGCTACAGCGCCGGGTTCTCGACAAGGCGGGGATGCGGGACAGCTCCCTCCCGTACCGCTATCCCCACGTCCATCACGCGGCCGCCCGTGGTTACGAACGGCTGTACGGTCCCGACGCGCCGCTGACCGACGTCACCGACTACGAGATGTCGCGGTTCTGGGGTTCCGGGAATCTGATCTCCACCGCCGACGATCTGAACCGGTTCTATGGCGCCGTGTTCACCGGACGACTCTTCCCCGCGGCGCAGCTGGCCGAGATGCGCAAGACCGTGCCCAGCGGCGTTCCCGCGGTGGACTCGGGCCTCGGCGTCATGCGGCTGCGGCTCCCGCAGGGCTGCGCCGCGCCGGAGGCTTGGGGCTTCAACGGTTCGGTACCCGGCTACAACACCTGGAGCATGCGGACCTCCGACGGCGCCAGGCAGATCACGGTCGGCGTCACCACGAACCTCACCTCCGAAACCGCGCGCTCGGCCGTGCTCCGCGCGATGTTCGCCGAGTTCTGCGGCTAG
- the serB gene encoding phosphoserine phosphatase SerB, whose protein sequence is MTQTPVLITTTGPDKPGVSSVLFAVLSRHDVDVLDVEQVVIRGQLVLGVLAGVYRDPEGLQEYVEQAMASVGMQVEVKIGSAIGADPFAIGQKDSTHVLLMLGRPVTARAFSDVARRLAALDVNIDSIRSVADYPVTGLELYASLAQDTPEADAALRTALADAAVEAGIDISVERAGLARRAKRLVVFDVDSTLIQGEVIEMLGAHAGVEPQVREITEAAMRGELNFGESLERRVALLEGLPETVLDEVAASIELTPGARTTIRTLKRMGFRCGVVSGGFTKIIQSLVDDLGLDFAAANELEVVDGKLTGRVVGEVVDRAGKAKALRRFADEYEISLQQCVAVGDGANDIDMLSVAGMGVAFNAKPALREVADTALSHPYLDAVLFLLGVTRAEIEAADAADGLELSRP, encoded by the coding sequence GTGACGCAGACACCAGTTCTCATCACCACCACCGGACCCGACAAGCCGGGTGTGTCCTCGGTGCTGTTCGCCGTGCTGTCGCGCCATGACGTGGACGTCCTCGACGTCGAGCAGGTCGTGATCCGCGGCCAGCTGGTGCTCGGCGTGCTCGCCGGCGTCTACCGCGACCCCGAGGGCCTGCAGGAGTACGTCGAGCAGGCGATGGCGTCGGTCGGGATGCAGGTCGAGGTGAAGATCGGCTCGGCCATCGGCGCCGACCCGTTCGCCATCGGCCAGAAGGACTCGACGCATGTCCTGCTGATGCTCGGCCGCCCGGTGACCGCGCGCGCCTTCTCCGACGTCGCGCGCAGGCTCGCCGCGCTGGACGTCAACATCGACTCGATCCGCAGTGTCGCCGACTACCCGGTGACCGGGCTGGAGCTGTACGCCTCGCTCGCCCAGGACACCCCGGAGGCCGACGCCGCGCTGCGCACCGCGCTCGCCGACGCCGCCGTCGAGGCCGGGATCGACATCTCGGTCGAACGGGCCGGGCTCGCCCGCCGGGCCAAGCGCCTGGTGGTCTTCGACGTCGATTCCACGCTCATCCAGGGCGAGGTCATCGAGATGCTCGGCGCGCACGCCGGGGTCGAACCGCAGGTCCGTGAGATCACCGAGGCCGCGATGCGCGGCGAACTGAACTTCGGCGAGTCGCTGGAACGCCGCGTCGCGCTGCTGGAAGGGCTGCCCGAAACGGTGCTGGACGAGGTCGCCGCGTCCATCGAGCTCACCCCGGGCGCGCGCACGACCATCCGCACGCTGAAGCGGATGGGCTTCCGCTGCGGCGTCGTCTCGGGCGGGTTCACCAAGATCATCCAGTCCCTCGTGGACGACCTCGGCCTCGATTTCGCCGCCGCGAACGAACTCGAAGTGGTCGACGGCAAGCTAACCGGCCGGGTGGTCGGGGAGGTCGTCGACCGCGCGGGCAAGGCGAAGGCGCTTCGCCGCTTCGCCGACGAGTACGAGATCTCGCTGCAGCAGTGCGTCGCGGTCGGTGACGGGGCGAACGACATCGACATGCTGTCGGTCGCCGGGATGGGTGTCGCCTTCAACGCCAAGCCCGCGCTGCGCGAGGTCGCCGACACCGCGCTTTCCCACCCGTACCTCGACGCCGTGCTGTTCCTGCTCGGCGTCACCAGGGCCGAGATCGAGGCGGCCGACGCGGCCGACGGTCTCGAGCTTTCCCGGCCATGA
- a CDS encoding peptidyl-tRNA hydrolase: MSVLEPLAARYAHWLGLPAESTVDTSDEDPAEVRAMPVILRMERAEPPSRTALLEAAAAAAVAVCLDERALPGGDWHDPLKAWVDGRIRKVARRARGAHWQAVQELPGITVEVDGAEARALLPGRVVESPKEVSRLQISGSELPADEPGPAPDGLPRLLLNPEVSMTVGKGAAQVGHATMILASVLDEAELAAWAATGFRCSVRTPPVATWKALCPVEDPEGSWRRDGVVAVRDAGFTEVDPGTVTVIAQRA, encoded by the coding sequence ATGAGCGTGCTGGAGCCGCTGGCCGCGCGCTACGCCCATTGGCTCGGCCTCCCCGCGGAAAGCACGGTGGACACCTCGGACGAGGATCCCGCCGAGGTCCGCGCCATGCCGGTGATCCTGCGGATGGAACGGGCCGAACCGCCGTCGCGTACCGCGTTGCTGGAGGCCGCCGCGGCGGCCGCGGTCGCGGTCTGTCTCGACGAACGCGCGCTGCCGGGAGGCGACTGGCACGACCCGCTCAAGGCGTGGGTCGACGGCCGGATCCGCAAGGTCGCCCGGCGGGCGCGCGGCGCGCACTGGCAGGCGGTCCAGGAACTGCCGGGCATCACGGTCGAGGTCGACGGCGCGGAGGCGCGGGCGCTGCTGCCCGGCCGGGTCGTGGAGTCCCCGAAAGAGGTCTCGCGGCTGCAGATCTCCGGCAGCGAACTCCCCGCCGACGAGCCGGGGCCCGCGCCCGACGGCCTCCCGCGGTTGCTGCTGAACCCCGAGGTCTCGATGACCGTCGGCAAGGGCGCCGCCCAGGTGGGGCACGCGACGATGATCCTGGCGTCGGTGCTGGACGAAGCCGAACTGGCCGCGTGGGCCGCGACCGGGTTCCGGTGTTCGGTGCGGACTCCGCCGGTCGCGACCTGGAAGGCACTCTGCCCGGTCGAGGATCCCGAAGGTTCGTGGCGTCGTGACGGGGTCGTCGCGGTCCGGGACGCCGGGTTCACCGAAGTAGATCCCGGAACCGTCACGGTCATAGCCCAAAGGGCTTAG